One window of Penaeus chinensis breed Huanghai No. 1 chromosome 3, ASM1920278v2, whole genome shotgun sequence genomic DNA carries:
- the LOC125041623 gene encoding LOW QUALITY PROTEIN: uncharacterized protein LOC125041623 (The sequence of the model RefSeq protein was modified relative to this genomic sequence to represent the inferred CDS: inserted 1 base in 1 codon): RERIAATFHRRLKAIAARFPEANLYQSFRVINPRLPHFYGLPKTHKPAVPLRPIISSRGSVTHPLAAWLAKSLTPLLGTFTPAHLRHSQDFISRVRGVPPATMMSLDVDSLFTKVPLDDVLAFLERRLPPEDPRLPLPTDVFLQLIRLCVDSNSFSFEGPFYSQTFGVAMGSPLSPVLAXFMEFFESELLPSVSLRPTVWLRYVDDVFALWPDDPAQFSDFLTQLNSLSPSIRFKVEREADNKLPFLDTLVHRSAEHFSFSIYRKPMHSGMYIHFFSYHPLHVKRGVATSLFLRALRICDPQYLDGEIDFLRRSFSKLGYPRHVLDAALSRARRTFYHDFPLKETPQLPVLSLPYTEEIYSLRRPPHTLNCRLIFRQVNTLRRNLVHTSPPSSSKVGTYAVPCTSCDKQYFGETGDSLTKRLSQHKYAVSRGHNNNAHFCHPWDTGHLMDWSAARIIFPSADVHVRRLVESSLIKLLPNFNLNSGFSPADSLLASHILRLLPYAGHPSHSPPDPPT; this comes from the exons cgggaacgtattgctgctactttccaccgtcgcctgaaagcgatagcagctcgtttcccggaggcgaacctctaccagagtttcagggtcatcaaccctcgcctccctcacttctatgggcttcctaaaacccataagccagccgtgcctctgcgccccatcatctcttcccggggatctgtgacgcaccctctggcagcttggctggcgaagtccctcactccccttctcggcaccttcactcctgctcacctccgccactctcaggacttcatctcccgtgtccgtggagtcccgccggcgaccatgatgagtttGGATGTAGACTcattgttcaccaaggtcccgctggatgacgtccttgctttccttgagaggaggctccccccagaggatcctcgtctccctctgcccaccgacgtcttcctccagctgattcgtctgtgtgtggattcgaattccttctcctttgagggtcccttctactcccagaccttcggcgtggccatggggtctcccctctctccggtcttgg tgtttatggaattcttcgagtccgaacttctcccttccgtctcccttcgtccgacggtatggctgaggtatgttgacgacgtcttcgctctctggcctgatgaccctgcccagttctcggacttcctgacccagctgaactccctctccccttccatccgtttcaaggtggaaagggaggctgacaacaagctccccttcttggacaccttggtacatcgctctgctgaacatttttctttctccatatacaggaagcccatgcatagtggtatgtacatacacttcttctcataccatcccctccatgtaaagagaggtgttgccacttcgctgttcctccgcgccctccgtatctgtgacccccaatacctggatggagagatcgacttcctgcgtcgttcgttctccaaactgggctatcctcgtcatgttctcgacgccgcgttatccagggcacggcgtaccttctaccacgacttcccccttaaagagactcctcaacTGCCCgttctcagcctgccctacactgaggagatctactctctccgccgccctcctcacactctcaactgcaggctgatctttcgccaggtgaacaccctccgccgtaacctggtccacaccagcccaccctcttcctcgaaggtgggcacctatgctgttccttgtacctcctgtgacaaacaatactttggcgagacgggcgacagtctcactaagcgcctgtctcaacataagtacgctgtttccagggggcacaacaacaacgctcacTTCTGCCATccgtgggatacaggccatctgatggactggtcagcggcgcgaattatctttccttccgctgacgtccacgtccgcagacttgtggaatcttccctaattaagctgcttcccaatttcaacctgaacagcggcttttctcctgctgacagtctcctcgcttcccacatccttcgccttctcccgtatgccggccacccttcacacagtccgcccgaccctccgacctaa